A window of Methanothrix sp. genomic DNA:
ATTCCCTGGAAGCCAGTACTGGAGCATGGCCCTCTGGATCCTCTTCTCCCTGCCCCTGGGAACATGAACAGGCTCCATGGTGAAGGGATCGAGACCTGTGTGGTACATTGTTGTGGATACCGTCATCGGCGTGGGGGTGAAATCCTGCACCTGCTCGACTCTTATGTGATTATCTCGCATGTACTCAGCCAGCTCTATCATGTCCTTAACAGTGCACCCTGGATGGCCTGACATCAGGTACGGCAGAACGTACTCCTCCTTCCCGGATCTTCTCACCATCCTATGGAACCGCTCCATGAACGCATCCAGGACCTCCACGGACGGCTTGCGCATGCATCTCGTCACGCTCTCCGAGATGTGCTCAGGCGCGATCTTGAGATGGCCGGATATGTGCTCGCGGCAGAGCTCCTCCAGAAAGATCTCCCCATACTTTTCATCTCTCACCACGAGATCGTGGCGTATTCCAGAGCTTACGAAGACATGCCTGACGCCGGGTATCTCCCTCAGCCTTCGCAGCAGCTCCAGGTATCTTCTGTGGGAGATCTCGATGTTCTCGCACTCCGGCGTGCAGATCCTTCCACAGCCGCCCTTACTCCATAATGCACAGACCATGCCGTACATGTCAGCAGTCGGCCCTCCAACATCCTGTATCACCCCCCTGAATCCGGGCATCTCAACGAGCCTCCTCGCCTCTCTTATTATGGATTCGATGCTCCTGGACTGCACGATGCGCCCCTGATGGTGTGTCAGCGCGCAGAAGCTGCAGGACCCGAAGCATCCTCTGTGGCTTGTTATGGAGAACCTGACGCTCTCCAGCGCTGGCACGGGTTTTCTGTAGGATGGATGCTCCCTTCTGGCGTATGGCAGCTCATATATCCTGTCTAGCTCATCTGTTGTTAACGGTCTTGCAGGAGGATTCTGGACTACGACCGTCTTCGGGTGGGGCTGCACAACAGCTCTGCCCCTGAACGGGTCCTGCTCCATGTAGTGCAGCCTGAACGCCTCTGCGTACTTTCTTTTGTCCGAGGATACCTCATCGAATGAAGGTATAACCGTGTACTCCTCATGCCCCGAGCTCTTCCACTCCCTGACGCTCATCTTGAAGACCGTGCCCCTGACGTCCCTGATCTCGTCGATCTTCTCCCCGCTATTCAGCCTGGATGCTATCTCAACCACTGCCAGCTCGCCCATACCGAAGATGAGGAGATCTGCGGGAGCGTCTGCAAGGATGGATCTCCTCACAGAGTCTGACCAGTAGTCGTAATGCGCAAACCTCCGGAGGCTGGCCTCGATGCCGCCTATCACCACGGGCCTTCCCGGAAATATCGAGTGGAGCCTGTCAGCATAGACCAGAGTCGCTCGATCCGGCCTCCTGATCTCTCCCCCTGGAGAGTACACATCACTGCTTCTTCTCTTGAGACTCGGTGTGAAGGCATTGACCATCGAGTCGACGTTTCCAGCAGTCACTCCGAAGAAGAGCCTGGGCTCGCCGAGGCGCCTGAAATCATCCGCCCTCCTCCAGTCAGGCTGCGGTATGATTCCCACAGTGAATCCAGCGTCCCAGAGAACCCTGCCGATGAGAGCCGCTCCGAAAGATGGGTGATCCACGTATGCATCGCCTGTGACCAAAATCACATCGAGCTGATCTATGCCGAGCTCCTTCAGCTCTCTCCTGGAGATCGGCAGGTACACCGGCTGCTCCACCATCACATAACAGAGCATCAGCCGGGTTTAAAAAGCTGGGCCACAGCAGGGCCGTCTGTTCCATTCATTGATATCAACAGCAGGTGGTCTTGCAGAATTCGTGATCTGCTGTGCAGGTGAATGCCGCTTAAGCAGCGCATAAAGTTGATGCAGGCTGATCCAGGTGACTCGGCAGATGATATCGGAGACAGAGCCCATCGGTGATAGGAGTTACCGAAGTTCGCCCCTCCGGCGATTTGACAGCATTAGACTTGCTGTAATTCAAAGAATCGGCATGCTTCACAGCAGATCGGATTCAACCTGCATAAAATCGGCTGCCTCTGCTGTCGCCTCCTAAAATGCTGTCCGGTGATGCGAGCCCGCGACCACAGCTTCTTACGACTATCTCTGCAGGGCCTTATGAATCGCAGATTCTCAGAGGGCGAACGCCCAGCAACATTTTGATCATTCATACACAAATCTTATATATGATGTACTAATTTAGTCATCAAAGTACATTAATCTACATAAAGGTGATCCTGTTGAACTATCTTGCGAGGCTGATTGAGGGGCAGAATCTCACCATGGCGGAGGCTGAATCCATGCTGGGCGCGTTCTTCGACGGCGCCACTGACGCACAGATCGCCTCGGCTCTCACCGCCCTCAGGATGAAGGGGGAGACTGCTGA
This region includes:
- a CDS encoding YgiQ family radical SAM protein, which encodes MVEQPVYLPISRRELKELGIDQLDVILVTGDAYVDHPSFGAALIGRVLWDAGFTVGIIPQPDWRRADDFRRLGEPRLFFGVTAGNVDSMVNAFTPSLKRRSSDVYSPGGEIRRPDRATLVYADRLHSIFPGRPVVIGGIEASLRRFAHYDYWSDSVRRSILADAPADLLIFGMGELAVVEIASRLNSGEKIDEIRDVRGTVFKMSVREWKSSGHEEYTVIPSFDEVSSDKRKYAEAFRLHYMEQDPFRGRAVVQPHPKTVVVQNPPARPLTTDELDRIYELPYARREHPSYRKPVPALESVRFSITSHRGCFGSCSFCALTHHQGRIVQSRSIESIIREARRLVEMPGFRGVIQDVGGPTADMYGMVCALWSKGGCGRICTPECENIEISHRRYLELLRRLREIPGVRHVFVSSGIRHDLVVRDEKYGEIFLEELCREHISGHLKIAPEHISESVTRCMRKPSVEVLDAFMERFHRMVRRSGKEEYVLPYLMSGHPGCTVKDMIELAEYMRDNHIRVEQVQDFTPTPMTVSTTMYHTGLDPFTMEPVHVPRGREKRIQRAMLQYWLPGNRRLVREGLISAGRSDLIGDGPMCLIPSSP